The proteins below come from a single Alnus glutinosa chromosome 9, dhAlnGlut1.1, whole genome shotgun sequence genomic window:
- the LOC133878572 gene encoding ABSCISIC ACID-INSENSITIVE 5-like protein 2: MGIQTMGSQGNGQQPHLQPSPLSRQSSWFNLTLDEVKNQLGDMGKPVGSMNLDELLQKVWTAEANQSMGMDNENFSSASSLQRQASATLARALSGKTVDQVWREIQQGQNKRYGEGMSGQDRNMTLGEMTLEDFLVQAGLFAKASIGPTMELDMAEQSFPLKMALSSSPSTGTLSDTTMPGRKRNSSDTLEKTMDRRLRRKIKNRESAARSRARKQAYHNELVGKVSRLEEENIKLKKEKEFDKMLPCESSPETKYQLRRTNSASF, encoded by the exons ATGGGGATTCAAACAATGGGGTCTCAAGGCAATGGCCAACAGCCTCATTTACAGCCATCCCCATTGTCAAGGCAGAGCTCATGGTTTAACCTCACCCTAGACGAAGTTAAAAACCAGTTGGGAGACATGGGGAAACCGGTGGGTAGTATGAACCTTGACGAGCTTCTTCAGAAAGTGTGGACTGCTGAAGCAAATCAATCCATGGGAATGGACAATGAGAACTTCTCTTCGGCGTCTTCCCTCCAACGTCAGGCCAGTGCAACATTGGCTAGGGCATTGAGTGGGAAGACGGTTGATCAAGTGTGGAGAGAGATTCAACAAGGGCAGAATAAGAGGTATGGTGAAGGCATGAGTGGTCAGGATAGAAATATGACGCTTGGGGAAATGACTTTAGAAGACTTCTTGGTACAAGCAGGGCTTTTTGCTAAAGCTTCTATAGGTCCTACCATGGAGTTGGATATGGCTGAGCAGAGTTTTCCTCTGAAAATGGCTTTGTCATCATCCCCTTCAACTGGCACCTTATCAGATACAACAATGCCAGGACGGAAAAGGAATTCCTCGGATACGTTGGAGAAGACTATGGATAGGAGGCTAAGGAGAAAAATCAAGAACAGGGAATCAGCTGCGCGCTCACGAGCTAGAAAACAG GCTTACCATAACGAACTGGTGGGCAAGGTTTCACGATTGGAAGAGGAGAATATAAAGCTCAAGAAAGAGAAG